One Primulina eburnea isolate SZY01 chromosome 4, ASM2296580v1, whole genome shotgun sequence genomic window, CCTGAAATATCGTTCCTTGTCTGTGGAGGTAGCCATTTTGTTGATCTTGAATGAAGCCATGTTGCTGAAGTGAATGGTCCTCTGTAGCTATAGAATTTTCAGGCTCCATGTTCTTGGCGATGTTATTGTCGTAGTATGACATAAGTTCGTTGATCGTCTTTTGCCCATCTTCTGGAACTCCAAGTCCTGATAAATCAAGGGTACCTGGACTGTATCCTTGAGTAGGATTCAAAGGCAAAGGCACAGATTTTGATTGTGGAAAAGATTGGGGAAAGATGTTTGGCTTGACTTTGTTGGTGCTGAAGTTTGAAATTTCGAACTCAGATGAATGTCTGTGAGGGCAAGAAAGTTGATGATTATCCGTCGAATTTCTATCCTTAAAGTCATGGTAAAGTTCACTGTGACGACAATGAAGATACGTACAAGTGTATATCTCATGATCCATCACCACGTTCATTTCATTGTCTTGCTTCCTCTTCCGGGAGAAGTCCAAATTGGCCATTAGTTTTCCAGAAGATTGTTTTCGAGATGTTAGCTCATGGTTCAACAAATCAATAGGTCTCGGTTTCTGCTCTTGCACGTCAAGGTTAGGGTCCTCGTTTGCCCCTTCAACGTCATACTCATAGCTGTCGTTCAAAGTGAACGTTCCACTGGTGCCAGATGAGGATAAAAGTGAACAACAGCCAGGGTAAAGTTCCCGAGCTAGTGTTTCTTCCTGGTTAATAATAGCCAGCCAAGTTGTGCTTTCTTTAGCTGTCATCTTATCCTGTAAGCACTTCGACTGCCTTACAAGTTTCCGAATCTTGGAAATATCAGGTGACATGTGCTTGATGACTGCCATTAACACGCCCACCTTCCATGCCTTCTTCAGATCATGAGGCTTCTTGTAAGGAGGAGGGCTCTGATCCTTCGGCAGACCCAACTGATGCCACCAATCTTCCTTCCCACTGGGCCACCATGGAGGCGGGACACCTTTCTCCAACGGGAACCGTCTCTGAGGAGGATTACAGTGCTGCATGAGAGCAGATAAAAGCGAGCCAAGGGTCGTATCTGGAAGCTCCAGCAGCGTGTTTATTGTTGAGCCAATAAGCTTCGAGCTCTCATTAGCTCCAGGTAATGCATTATCAGTTCGATACTTTGCTATGGCAGCTGGCCCATTACGATCAAATCTGACTTTGTCTTTCCACCACTCCCTAAGATTATCTGAAGACCCGGTTACCGGTTTTCCTTTCTCAGGAATAATTCCAAAAACGAAACCTTCAGCTTTACACACTTCCATCATCTTCAACATATACTTCAAGATCCCATCTTGAGCCCTCGACATTTTCTTCCTTCGAGATTGTTCTTGAGATTGTCTTTGTTTAGCAGAATCAACTCCTACTTTTCCCTTGCTCAATTCTTTAAGCCTTTTCAGTCGCAGTTTGTCCCTCCACATTCTCCTCTCAAGTTCATCGATATCGATCTCATCCATATAATCATCCTCCACAGCTTGCTCTGGCTCATCAGACTGCGGACCGCAAGTCTCAGCTTCCTTGATAGGAGCGGATGAGAAGAAATCAAGATTGCTACACAAGTCAACATCCTCAAACATCATCATGGCACAAAATCCGTTGACAAATCTTGAACTTTTTCGTGTTTATTCACCAAAATGTGATATTCAGCAACACGCATGAAGATGTATTCGCTTATATTTCAGGATGTTCCCACCTGCAGAGATATACGCGATTCTTGATTCTATTCCAAAGAAATATCTGAAAGCTATACAATATAACAGATATATTACAAAAAGCAGTAATACATCTAAAACTAACTGAAATCCAACATATCACAAAAACTCAAATGACAAGAAAATAAAATCTGCCACTATACATGTATGAAAACGAACAGATCTGGACAAATGATAGATTGAGAAAATTAAAAATGGCCCTGGTGAAATCTAAAATCAGATTTATAGAAAATTTGCAGATAAAGATTCGCAAAAAtcccaataaaaaaaaaataaacactcCAAAGCGATATTCCTAGAATTCAGATTCATTCAAACGATACTTCAAAACACAACTGATGTAAAATTTCCATTTAAACCACTACAGCATTTAATACTCACAGAACTGACAATATAAATCAACTCGTAGTTATTGGATCCACCTGCTATCAATTTTAACAAAAACAAACAACACCCGTCATTCCAAAAAACAAAAGTTCAAGATTTTGAACAAAAAGGTTCAAAGATCTAAATTAAATAGGTGGGTAACGAAGTAGGAGGAGAACTTACACCATAAACCCCAAGAAAATAGCACTCCAAGAAATAAGTAAACAAGATCAAAACAAGGTCCGAAGCCATCAAAGTCTCCAACTTTAACACAGATACATAAATAAAGGCAAGAAATATAGATAGCAATTTAATAACTGCTAAGCAATTATTTTATAAAGATAGTTTAAatttttgtttggttttacctcAGGTTATTCATCACAAGCCAAGTTCAAATTCTCTTCCTCTACTCTGGTACAGAATAATCGGCCTAACTTTCACCCAAGTCTAAAAGAAAGAAAGCAGGAGAAAGTGGgaagaaaatagaaaaaatGATGGGACATTCTTATCTGTGTAAAAATGTACTTTTTCACTTCTCTTTTGCAATATAAAATATAACTAAAATATTCTGCCCGGCGACGGGGGAGATTGAAATCGAACCGATtggataatatttttatttgatcatGGTATAAATCAAGGGCAATTTGGCACTCTCTCCGTTTTTATACTCGACTTTTTCTTTATTCTCTTTCCCCACAAATCTTTGTTTTAACTCcctaatatttcaaaatttcccAAAATATCCTTAATTCTCTAATTATGGTACGTGACATTATTTTACTTATCGAGGTTATTCTTAAAATCATATAACCTCAAGACATACAGCTACGCAAGGTTTTTAGCCTATAaattgttggtcccacgtgc contains:
- the LOC140831050 gene encoding protein ETHYLENE INSENSITIVE 3-like — translated: MMMFEDVDLCSNLDFFSSAPIKEAETCGPQSDEPEQAVEDDYMDEIDIDELERRMWRDKLRLKRLKELSKGKVGVDSAKQRQSQEQSRRKKMSRAQDGILKYMLKMMEVCKAEGFVFGIIPEKGKPVTGSSDNLREWWKDKVRFDRNGPAAIAKYRTDNALPGANESSKLIGSTINTLLELPDTTLGSLLSALMQHCNPPQRRFPLEKGVPPPWWPSGKEDWWHQLGLPKDQSPPPYKKPHDLKKAWKVGVLMAVIKHMSPDISKIRKLVRQSKCLQDKMTAKESTTWLAIINQEETLARELYPGCCSLLSSSGTSGTFTLNDSYEYDVEGANEDPNLDVQEQKPRPIDLLNHELTSRKQSSGKLMANLDFSRKRKQDNEMNVVMDHEIYTCTYLHCRHSELYHDFKDRNSTDNHQLSCPHRHSSEFEISNFSTNKVKPNIFPQSFPQSKSVPLPLNPTQGYSPGTLDLSGLGVPEDGQKTINELMSYYDNNIAKNMEPENSIATEDHSLQQHGFIQDQQNGYLHRQGTIFQGDIFEDPSMLHPNPSVFSPVRMFGQCELINHYFNSNENDIFEPMSSSPFNISPTGYAGGLPGEKDNLPEHDDAIWY